From a single Brettanomyces bruxellensis chromosome 5, complete sequence genomic region:
- a CDS encoding uncharacterized protein (MEROPS:MER0014430~BUSCO:EOG09263S2P), with translation MNSSYLTNLSPKFNAILNGNFSDIPNAIHICRQYARALSREVSFTIFDHEMLHDERNGCILSELLIMTTALTIIIIGSYATIEKPMNALEPNPAHPLFDQSDKDKTSNKLESIDTPNAIFMPFLSCIGLLSLYFLLKKIDAATLSNLINAFFLIISNTSFSYTFKFLYKVACRKMAHWTGVSSLTFNPRYCLSLSKDTKIHSNGMESETILPESTERERVIKEDALLRVRDDIQPKDQIWNQYFTRGDLYCSFVGMTLNASFALLDYGKIWFLSNTAASLTSIYGIFRLRITSFRTATLILVMFCIYDIYFVFGTSVMESVALNINVPAKLVFPRYASRKTDVIATSMLGLGDIVLPGVVIALCLRYDLYNFHASHKLTEFHHLQKYSKPYFFASLVSYIISIIMAMAASQIYQAGQPALLYVSPMVLFGIYTTAILKHQVSDLWKYEENMERDEDGNKAVDIDVLCSKETLQLVAELESDQDSDEDPDYIPDSEGNEAEDWESDE, from the coding sequence ATGAATTCATCGTATCTAACGAATCTCTCGCCAAAATTCAATGCGATTTTGAATGGCAACTTTTCTGACATCCCAAATGCAATCCATATTTGCAGACAATATGCACGTGCATTGTCTAGGGAAGTGTCATTTACAATATTTGATCACGAAATGCTACATGATGAACGTAATGGGTGTATATTATCCGAATTATTAATTATGACCACCGCATTGACTATAATCATCATTGGTTCCTATGCCACAATTGAGAAACCAATGAATGCTCTCGAGCCGAATCCTGCACATCCATTGTTTGATCAATCAGACAAAGACAAGACTTCAAATAAACTGGAAAGTATAGATACGCCAAATGCAATTTTTATGCCATTCCTTTCATGCATTGGTTTGCTGTCTTTGTACTTcctgttgaagaagattgaCGCCGCAACTCTCAGCAATCTCATTAACgcattctttttgattATCAGTAATacatcattttcatatactttcaaatttttataCAAAGTGGCCTGTCGAAAAATGGCACATTGGACAGGAGTCAGCAGTTTAACATTCAATCCACGGTACTGTTTATCCCTCTCCAAGGACACGAAAATTCATTCGAACGGTATGGAATCGGAGACGATCTTGCCAGAAAGTACAGAAAGGGAGAGAGTCATTAAAGAAGATGCTTTGCTTCGTGTGAGAGACGATATCCAACCAAAGGATCAGATTTGGAATCAGTATTTCACCCGTGGTGATTTGTATTGCTCGTTTGTGGGCATGACGTTAAATGCGTCATTTGCGCTTCTTGACTATGGTAAAATCTGGTTTTTATCAAACACGGCAGCCTCTCTAACTAGTATATATGGTATTTTTCGCCTGAGAATTACCAGCTTCCGCACGGCCACTCTCATATTAGTAATGTTCTGCATATATGACATCTATTTTGTATTTGGCACGAGCGTGATGGAATCAGTTGCATTGAACATTAATGTTCCCGCAAAACTTGTCTTCCCAAGATATGCCTCTAGAAAGACAGATGTCATTGCAACTTCAATGTTGGGACTTGGGGATATAGTTTTGCCGGGTGTGGTCATTGCACTCTGCTTAAGATACGACTTGTATAACTTTCATGCTTCTCACAAATTAACCGAGTTCCACCATCTCCAGAAGTACAGCAAGCcatatttctttgcttctCTGGTTTCATACATAATTTCCATCATCATGGCAATGGCTGCATCACAGATATATCAGGCAGGCCAGCCTGCACTTTTATACGTTTCGCCAATGGttctttttggaatttACACCACTGCCATATTAAAGCATCAAGTGTCAGATTTGTGGAAGTATGAAGAGAATATGGAGAGAGACGAGGATGGCAATAAAGCCGTTGATATAGATGTGCTATGCTCGAAAGAAACATTACAGCTAGTTGCAGAGTTAGAGAGCGATCAAGATTCAGATGAAGATCCTGATTACATTCCTGATTCTGAGGGGAACGAGGCCGAAGATTGGGAGAGcgatgaataa